In Macrobrachium rosenbergii isolate ZJJX-2024 chromosome 49, ASM4041242v1, whole genome shotgun sequence, the following are encoded in one genomic region:
- the LOC136832375 gene encoding uncharacterized protein, which produces MGRVRIRLWYWLLAVAATTVFEKSVAARESRKEPNLATSSLGGNLLGESTSPTPGGSQETKGDVSKTAGIDIDYDYFMFGVQKAVSEEEKQRDQRGDAPRRGVFKDHDYSYYSYDDGASHDEKYEHAEGSIGHDPFSVFYDSLFPVMDEMEEGPGNDQDKAVTPKASTESPQQQGQFVSTSPAPPSYHKMPSASLKPIQGTRPQYPPPRPPPPHRRNNSAPYRHHQKVPRPKPAALRPVPSTKTSNVTKPMDLSHLKVLMPKILEKFGLPKSFGEKLFKNEAALQDTILQIMKDKAFRNALGMIPKMDLLNADMTSLMSTLSSLDPTVIMNLLKNADLSKVTSLMSSLGIDTSYISGVFNRAGAAAQYSTKDGGEDDSKLIYIPILDTGSVNNVQVLGFIVILFFLLTTAYAYLEFGAFATARKERPIHQLVTNEQILGYGDTSEIWLPVVDAIEEETPWNPPPPIHILQPSPTEPPAPRPPTLPPRPYTLPPPRPPTIPSRKLIVPPRPATALLPPRQIITAAPKRATLPPPRPRPVYRPIRRRFRPKLRRRYQQQRYPSTKNESPLYLDSQEIRHLTRRRPVYRPVDRLEPVYYDYYEDYYEDDDKHDSDDYLYEDDYEYYEQGSYRETGEPSRAVGSINYRYYPATKRPEDHPYSYYSFPGPRASEGTKKTTTPKSTTTTTTTTSTTTTPTTTTTTTPSTRPTSRYADTIRTAQPPFSSLRE; this is translated from the exons ATGGGTCGAGTAAGAATCAG ACTTTGGTACTGGTTACTGGCTGTCGCTGCAACGACCGTTTTCGAAAAATCTGTCGCTGCCAGAGAGTCCCGCAAAGAACCAAACTTAGCCACATCATCCCTGGGAGGCAACCTCCTCGGGGAATCGACGTCCCCGACCCCTGGTGGCAGTCAGGAGACGAAAGGAGACGTCTCAAAGACTGCTGGTATCGATATCGACTACGATTACTTCATGTTCGGAGTCCAGAAAGCCGTCTctgaggaggagaaacagagggACCAAAGAGGTGATGCCCCCCGACGAGGG GTTTTTAAGGACCACGACTACTCGTACTATAGCTATGACGATGGTGCGTCTCACGATGAGAAGTACGAACACGCAGAAGGGTCGATTGGTCACGACCCCTTTTCGGTGTTCTACGATTCTCTGTTCCCCGTCATGGACGAGATGGAAGAGGGCCCTGGGAATGACCAGGATAAGGCAGTGACCCCAAAAGCGTCCACGGAATCCCCTCAGCAACAGGGGCAGTTCGTTTCGACATCGCCGGCGCCTCCATCATACCACAAAATGCCGTCGGCATCGCTGAAACCCATCCAGGGTACACGGCCACAGTACCCTCCTCCTcgcccccctcctcctcatcgcCGTAATAATTCAGCGCCCTATCGACACCACCAGAAGGTCCCTCGTCCTAAACCAGCCGCTCTCAGGCCAGTGCCATCCACAAAGACCTCCAACGTCACGAAACCCATGGATTTGTCCCACCTGAAAGTGCTCATGCCCAAGATTCTCGAGAAGTTCGGCCTGCCAAAATCCTTCGGCGAGAAGCTCTTCAAGAACGAGGCCGCTCTGCAGGACACGATCCTCCAGATCATGAAAGACAAGGCCTTCCGGAACGCCCTGGGCATGATCCCGAAGATGGACCTCCTGAATGCGGACATGACCAGCCTAATGAGTACGTTAAGTTCCCTCGACCCTACGGTCATCATGAACCTCTTGAAAAATGCGGATTTGTCGAAGGTCACTTCTCTCATGTCTAGCCTGGGCATAGACACTTCTTACATCAGCGGGGTTTTCAACAGGGCTGGGGCAGCCGCGCAGTATTCCACCAAG GACGGTGGCGAGGACGACAGCAAACTGATCTACATCCCTATCCTGGACACGGGCTCTGTGAACAACGTCCAAGTCCTCGGCTTCATCGTCATTCTGTTTTTCCTTCTCACGACGGCATACGCCTACTTGGAGTTCGGAGCTTTCGCTACGGCCAGGAAAGAAAG GCCCATCCACCAACTGGTCACCAACGAGCAGATCCTAGGTTACGGCGACACGTCCGAAATCTGGCTGCCCGTGGTAGACGCCATCGAGGAAGAGACCCCCTGGAATCCTCCGCCTCCCATCCACATTCTTCAGCCTTCCCCTACTGAGCCACCGGCACCACGCCCACCTACATTACCTCCTCGCCCATACACACTGCCACCGCCGCGCCCACCTACAATACCATCTCGCAAACTCATAGTTCCGCCTCGTCCAGCAACGGCGCTCTTACCGCCCAGACAGATCATCACGGCGGCTCCGAAAAGAGCCACTTTGCCTCCGCCTCGGCCCCGACCTGTCTACCGACCCATCAGGCGTCGTTTCCGCCCGAAGCTCCGGAGGAGGTACCAACAGCAGCGGTACCCGTCGACGAAGAACGAGAGCCCCCTGTACCTGGACTCGCAGGAGATCCGCCACCTGACTCGCCGGAGACCGGTCTACAGGCCTGTGGACCGACTGGAACCCGTCTACTACGACTACTATGAGGACTATTACGAAGACGACGACAAGCACGACTCCGACGACTACCTGTACGAGGACGACTACGAGTATTACGAGCAGGGGTCGTACCGGGAGACCGGTGAACCTTCCAGGGCGGTGGGCTCCATCAATTACAGGTACTACCCGGCGACAAAGAGGCCGGAGGACCATCCGTATTCCTACTACAGCTTCCcgggacccagggcttctgaggGGACCAAAAAGACCACGACGCCCAAAAgcaccaccacaaccaccactACCACTTCTACCACCACTACACCAACCACCACGACCACTACCACGCCATCCACGCGCCCTACCAGCAGGTACGCTGACACCATCAGAACGGCTCAGCCGCCCTTCTCTTCCCTCAGAGAGTAG